In Acidimicrobiales bacterium, one DNA window encodes the following:
- a CDS encoding glycosyltransferase family 4 protein, producing the protein MYPGEPVDQDARAIRPLRVCLVEFSPSGGLFQFAFQLGAGLAEFGHQVELVTGPHPELRSTNDGFVVRSLLPTWSPGDHLDSRLLQKARRVGRGVRYVDSWRRVLGHIRRQQPHVVQFAEWRFVVDGWMCAWLARRSWAPVLVDLAHSPQPLHEQRHDAPLYKSGPLLHRALAAGYRSLDAVLVLGAQSRDQLTRTWPGLRRVEVIPHGDEHIFTPDEPVTPAEGTERRLLFFGVWTRYKGLDHLLDAFRVVRRRLPDAQLVVAGAVGADVDFPALVRQADDVGGVELRPGYVPVEEVAGLVGGCRAVVAPYRAANQSGVVQLAHTLSRPVIVTDVGDLASTVEDGETGLVVPAGEVEALANALERLLLHPDEAGRMGRKGRQRSEAQASWADVAQQVSTIYEELLRRRRNDSGRLSSTRAGRPSAMPPVGGRWRSEKRRARSPRWSWRIGTGRRSGSRRSLPRMRQLRMPPPG; encoded by the coding sequence ATCAGGACGCACGAGCGATTCGACCGCTGCGGGTGTGCCTGGTCGAGTTCAGCCCCTCGGGAGGCCTGTTCCAGTTCGCTTTCCAGCTTGGTGCGGGTCTGGCGGAGTTCGGGCATCAGGTGGAGCTGGTCACCGGCCCCCACCCCGAGTTGCGGTCGACGAACGACGGCTTCGTCGTTCGCTCCCTGCTGCCGACATGGTCACCGGGCGACCACCTCGACTCACGCCTCCTGCAGAAGGCGAGGCGGGTGGGACGCGGCGTTCGGTATGTCGACTCGTGGCGGCGGGTGCTGGGACACATCCGGCGCCAGCAGCCCCACGTCGTGCAATTCGCGGAGTGGCGTTTCGTGGTCGACGGGTGGATGTGCGCCTGGCTCGCCCGACGGTCCTGGGCTCCGGTGCTGGTGGATCTGGCCCACTCACCACAGCCCCTCCACGAGCAGCGCCACGACGCCCCCCTGTACAAGAGCGGGCCGTTGCTGCACAGAGCGCTGGCCGCCGGCTACCGGTCCCTGGACGCCGTCCTCGTGCTCGGCGCCCAGTCCCGCGATCAATTGACCCGGACGTGGCCGGGCCTTCGACGAGTGGAGGTGATCCCGCACGGCGACGAGCACATCTTCACGCCCGACGAGCCGGTGACGCCCGCCGAGGGAACCGAGCGCCGGCTCCTCTTCTTCGGCGTCTGGACGCGCTACAAGGGCCTTGACCACCTTCTCGACGCCTTTCGCGTGGTGCGCCGACGCCTCCCCGACGCCCAGTTGGTGGTGGCCGGCGCGGTGGGTGCAGACGTCGACTTCCCTGCCCTGGTACGGCAGGCGGACGACGTGGGTGGCGTGGAGCTCCGGCCCGGCTACGTCCCGGTCGAGGAGGTGGCGGGACTGGTCGGGGGATGCCGCGCCGTCGTCGCGCCGTACCGGGCGGCCAACCAGTCGGGCGTCGTGCAGCTGGCTCACACCCTGAGCCGGCCGGTCATCGTCACCGACGTCGGCGACCTGGCGTCGACGGTCGAGGACGGCGAGACCGGCCTCGTCGTACCGGCCGGCGAGGTCGAGGCGTTGGCGAACGCCCTCGAGCGGCTGCTCCTGCACCCGGACGAAGCCGGAAGGATGGGCCGCAAGGGCCGGCAGAGGAGCGAGGCGCAGGCGTCCTGGGCCGACGTGGCGCAGCAGGTGTCGACGATCTACGAGGAGCTGCTTCGGCGCCGCAGGAACGACTCGGGCCGCCTCAGCTCCACTCGCGCCGGTCGACCTTCTGCCATGCCACCGGTTGGCGGCCGGTGGCGTAGCGAAAAGCGCCGCGCACGGTCGCCACGTTGGTCATGGCGAATTGGAACGGGGCGGAGAAGTGGTTCGCGTCGGTCGCTGCCCCGTATGCGGCAGCTCCGTATGCCGCCGCCTGGCTGA